The following coding sequences are from one Panicum hallii strain FIL2 chromosome 5, PHallii_v3.1, whole genome shotgun sequence window:
- the LOC112892600 gene encoding uncharacterized protein LOC112892600 — MTTVDLKELGYQDEPFVLDKDVTQVFYMKDMSSKPKNDKSSKSMKEKSEDDEPKCHIVLAVYGDNVFRRRFRMPKAMFIDICHGVAESNPYFQRTSNAVGLPGFSTIQKVTAAIRMLAYGGSADRLDEYIRMGESTILETVSKFTRTIVEKYGHIYLRQPNAQDIARLLHIAKERDFPRMLGSIDCMHWEWEKCPTALHDQY, encoded by the exons ATGACAACCGTAGACCTCAAAGAGCTTGGCTATCAAGATGAACCGTTCGTCCTAGACAAAGATGTTACTCAAGTTTTCTATATGAAGGATATGTCCAGCAAACCCAAGAATGACAAGTCTAGCAAATCAATGAAGGAGAAGTCAGAAGATGATGAGCCCAAGTGCCACATAGTTCTGGCAG TCTATGGTGACAACGTGTTCCGTCGCCG GTTCCGAATGCCCAAAGCAATGTTCATTGATATTTGTCATGGTGTCGCAGAGAGTAACCCATACTTCCAGAGGACATCCAACGCCGTCGGCCTTCCAGGTTTCTCCACAATTCAGAAGGTAACAGCTGCAATAAGGATGCTAGCATATGGAGGCTCTGCTGACCGTTTAGATGAGTACATTCGTATGGGTGAGAGCACAATCCTAGAAACTGTGAGCAAGTTCACTCGGACCATTGTTGAAAAATATGGACACATCTACCTGAGACAACCTAATGCACAGGACATTGCTAGGCTCCTCCACATAGCAAAAGAGCGAGATTTTCCTAGGATGCTTGGGAGTATAGATTGCATGCACTGGGAGTGGGAGAAGTGCCCTACTGCTTTACACGATCAGTATTGA